The proteins below come from a single uncultured Carboxylicivirga sp. genomic window:
- the ald gene encoding alanine dehydrogenase produces the protein MIIGIPKEIKPAENRVGMTPSGVLELVKAGHTVYVQSDAGRGTDFYDEDYVNAGAQILPTIEDVYAIAEMIIKVKEPIEPEYKLIKENQLLFTYFHFASGEALTKAMIEQKAICLSYETVETPDRKLPLLIPMSEVAGRMAVQEGAKYLERTYSGRGILLGGVPGVPPARVLVIGGGVVGTQAAKIAAGMGADVTIMDLNIDRLRYLDDTMPANVHTQVGNEMRIREAVQENDLIVGAVLIPGAKAPKLITRDMLPTMRQGTVLVDVAIDQGGCFETSKPTTHDEPTYIIDDVIHYTVANMPGAVPFTSTLALTNATLPYAMQLANKGWVKACKENEALKLGLNIIKGDVVYKGVSEAFDLPLCSVEDILANS, from the coding sequence ATGATAATAGGTATTCCCAAAGAAATTAAACCCGCTGAAAACCGTGTGGGTATGACTCCTTCCGGAGTTTTGGAGCTTGTAAAGGCTGGTCATACTGTGTATGTTCAATCAGATGCTGGAAGAGGCACTGATTTTTATGATGAGGACTACGTTAATGCAGGAGCGCAAATTCTTCCTACTATTGAAGATGTTTATGCTATTGCAGAGATGATTATTAAGGTGAAAGAGCCAATTGAGCCTGAATACAAGTTAATCAAGGAGAATCAATTGTTGTTTACCTATTTTCACTTTGCTTCGGGTGAAGCTTTAACAAAAGCTATGATTGAGCAAAAAGCTATTTGTTTAAGCTACGAAACGGTTGAAACACCTGATCGCAAACTTCCTTTGTTAATTCCAATGTCGGAAGTAGCAGGTCGTATGGCTGTTCAGGAAGGTGCTAAATATCTTGAGCGTACTTACAGTGGACGTGGTATTTTATTAGGTGGCGTTCCTGGAGTTCCTCCTGCTCGTGTTTTAGTTATTGGTGGTGGTGTGGTTGGTACTCAGGCTGCTAAAATTGCAGCAGGTATGGGTGCTGATGTAACCATTATGGATTTGAATATCGATCGTCTTCGTTATTTAGATGATACTATGCCTGCTAATGTTCATACTCAGGTAGGTAACGAAATGCGTATTCGCGAAGCGGTTCAGGAAAATGATTTAATTGTTGGCGCGGTGTTAATACCGGGAGCTAAAGCCCCTAAGTTGATTACTCGCGATATGTTACCAACAATGCGTCAGGGAACAGTATTGGTTGATGTGGCTATTGATCAGGGTGGATGTTTCGAAACTTCAAAACCAACTACTCACGACGAGCCAACTTACATTATTGATGATGTAATTCACTATACTGTGGCTAATATGCCAGGTGCAGTTCCATTTACTTCAACTTTAGCGTTAACCAATGCAACATTGCCTTATGCAATGCAATTGGCTAATAAAGGATGGGTTAAAGCGTGTAAAGAAAATGAAGCTTTAAAATTAGGTTTGAATATCATCAAAGGAGATGTGGTATATAAAGGTGTGTCTGAAGCATTTGACTTACCATTGTGTTCTGTTGAAGATATTTTAGCTAATTCGTAA